The DNA window TAAATAACTCTAACGATTCAGAAAGTAAAAATAATCCCATTGTTCGCTGAAAACAGGAacacaggaagtgtgtgtgtgtgtgtacggagAGGAGTGGGTAAACACTTAAGGAATCATCAAGTATTAGGACATCAtcattctttatctgtgtgtgtgtgtgtgtgtgtgtgtgtgtgtgtgtgtgtgtgtgtgtgtgtgtgtgtgtgtgtgtgtgtgtgtgtgtgtgtcctgatgTTTGGTTTCCTGTGGGCTGATTAAAGGAAACAGCTTCAGAGTTTCTGTTTCTCGGAAGAAATGTAATGATTTATGCTCGGCGGAGAAAACAGAAATAAGAATCAACAGCAGGGCGATAAAAACTTAAAATACTGACAGTGTTTAAGAGGTTTATTTCTCTTACTTCGATCACGATGCTGCACATTCGTATCTTTTGTACCGGGAAAACttgagtcatgtgaccgtgctgtagttcctttatagcccaacattagccacctttagcttagcggtggggacgtgaagtcatgtgaccgtgctgtagttcctttatagcccaacattagccacctttagcttagcggtggtgacgtgaagtcatgtgaccgtgctgtagttcctttatagcccaacattagccacctttagcttagcggtggtgacgtgaagtcatgtgaccgtgctgtagttcctttatagcccaacattagcctcctttagcttagcggtggtgacgtgaagtcatgtgaccgtgctgtagttcctttatagcccaacattagcctcctttagcttagcggtggtgacgtgaagtcatgtgaccgtgctgtagttcctctatagcccaacattagcctcctttagcttagcggtggtgacgtgaagtcatgtgaccgtgctgtagttcctttatagcccaacattagccacctttagcttagcggtggtgatgtgaagtcatgtgaccgtgctgtagttcctttatagcccaacattagccacctgtagcttagcggtggtgacgtgaagtcatgtgaccgtgctgtagttcctttatagcccaacattagccacctttagcttagcggtggtgaagtcatgtgaccgtgctgtagttcctttatagcccaacattagccacctttagcttagcggtggtgacgtgaagtcatgtgaccgtgctctagttcctttatagcccaacattagcctcctttagcttagaggtggtgacgtgaagtcatgtgaccgtgctgtagttcctttatagcccaacattagccgcctttagcttagcggtggtgacgtgaagtcatgtgaccgtgctgtagttcctttatagcccaacattagccgcctttagcttagcggtggtgacgtgaagtcatgtgaccgtgctgtagttcctttatagcccaacattagcctcctttagcttagcggtggtgacgtgaagtcatgtgaccgtgctgtagttcctttatagcccaacattagcctcctttagcttagcggtggtgacgtgaagtcatgtgaccgtgctgtagttcctctatagcccaacattagcctcctttagcttagcggtggtgacgtgaagtcatgtgaccgtgctgtagttcctttatagcccaacattagccacctttagcttagcggtggtgacgtgaagtcatgtgaccgtgctgtagttcctttatagcccaacattagccgcctttagcttagcggtggtgacgtgaagtcatgtgaccgtgctgtagttcctttatagcccaacattagccacctttagcttagcggtggtgacgtgaagtcatgtgaccgtgctgtagttcctttatagcccaacattagccgcctttagcttagcggtggtgacgtgaagtcatgtgaccgtgctgtagttcctttatagcccaacattagcctcctttagcttagcggtggtgacgtgaagtcatgtgaccgtgctgtagttcctttatagcccaacattagcctcctttagcttagcggtggtgacgtgaagtcatgtgaccgtgctgtagttcctctatagcccaacattagcctcctttagcttagcggtggtgacgtgaagtcatgtgaccgtgctgtagttcctttatagcccaacattagccacctttagcttagcggtggtgatgtgaagtcatgtgaccgtgctgtagttcctttatagcccaacattagccacctgtagcttagcggtggtgacgtgaagtcatgtgaccgtgctgtagttcctttatagcccaacattagccacctttagcttagcggtggtgacgtgaagtcatgtgaccgtgctgtagttcctttatagcccaacattagcctcctttagcttagcggtggtgacgtgaagtcatgtgaccgtgctgtagttcctctatagcccaacattagcctcctttagcttagcggtggtgacgtgaagtcatgtgaccgtgctgtagttcctttatagcccaacattagccacctttagcttagcggtggtgacgtgaagtcatgtgaccgtgctgtagttcctttatagcccaacattagccgcctttagcttagcggtggtgacgtgaagtcatgtgaccgtgctgtagttcccctatagcccaacattagcctcctttagcttagcggtggtgacatgaagtcatgtgaccgtgctgtagttccttatagcccaacattagccgcctttagcttagcggtggtgacgtgaagtcatgtgaccgtgctgtagttcccctatagcccaacattagcctcctttagcttagcggtggtgacgtgaagtcatgtgaccgtgctgtagttcctttatagcccaacattagccgcctttagcttagcggtggtgacgtgaagtcatgtgaccgtgctgtagttcatttatagcccaacattagccgcctttagcttagcgatggtgacgtgaagtcatgtgaccgtgctgtagttcctttatagcccaacattagctaccTGTTAGCAGCACGTTACCTTTGACCCTTTATTTAACTCCCTGGGAGTCCGTTGGTCTCCATTTTCACCGAAGGAGTTCACAGTTTAACAtgaggacatgtgtgtgtgtgcgtgtgtgtgtgtgtgtgtgtgtgtgtgtgtgtgtgtgtgtttgtgtttgtgtgtgtgtgtgtgtgtgtgtgtgtgtgtgtgtgcgtgttgaaGATACAAAGCCGACCAGGTGAACAGCAGGTGAGCCAGAGTCTGAAGTTCTCTCCACTCTCCTGCtgtcagtgtgtgtatgtgtgcgtgtgtgtgtgtgtgtgtgtgtgtgtgtgtgtgtgtgtgtgtgtgtgtgtgcgtgtgtgtgtctgaatgAAACAGTTACCAGATGTTTTAGGAAACCTTCATCCCCAATCAGTTACAGGCGATCTGTGTTTGGAAAGATGTTTGTAGAAACCAATGGGCTTGTTTTCGAGACAGTATCGAGAGAAGAACGTGATTTGTTTGGTTCTAATATCAGGAATAATGGCAAACACCTTGATATCAAAACGTCAGGAGTTTGAAATCAAAGAGTTTAAGATTTAGGTTTTGGCTTCAATTCAAACTCAAATCTGAATTACTTAATTTATTCCAAGGAGTTGGATCATGCAGGATTGTAATGATATTGAATCTCACAGTGTGACACAGTGACGGTGTCTACGTAACAAGGGCAGAAGCATCAACACAACACAAAGAGATGGGATCAATGGAGCTCTGTGaaatgtgaataaataaaaggcCTTGGAGGCGATGGTTATCGGAGGTGTGTGTCACTGTCTGATAGCCGCGCGGCTCAGCGGGGATTATCCTAAAGCTTCTGCGGGACTTTCAATCTCTTGTGTTTCCTCTGAATTTCagcagataacacacacacacacacacacacacacacacacacacacacacacacacacacacacacacacacacacacacacacacacacacacacacacacacacacacacacacacacacacacacacacacacacacacacacacacacacacacacacacacacacacacacacacacacacacacacacacacacacacacacacacacacacacacacacacacagaggcccATGACCAAAGAGCTTATATCAGCAGGTGCTGCCAGGGTGTGTTCTGTCAGAAACAGCAATTCAGAGGAAGCTTTTTCAACCCTTTTATCCTCGCGTTCACACGTTAGTAACCGCGTTCTTGACCCACGTGTTTTCTAACCAGTTTAGTGATTATTAGGATGTGTTTTTCATTCAGTTTTTAGAGCAAAAGAAACCCCAACATGGAATGGATTTCCCGTAATGTTGCTGTAACACTGCTAACAGAGGAGGACGGACTAGAATAGAATAGTTGAATGTCATTAAACTGTGcaatgaaagaaagaaaagctTCTCCCTTTCAAAAGGTgccatcaaaacaaaaacatcacaACATACGACAACAAATACACGCAAAGTGCAGTGATTGTTCCAGGGGTATAAAAAAacaatgtaataaataataattgtttgttaaaggggacctgtcatgcaaaatgcacttttgtgatgtcttctctccatcaccatgtgtccccggtgtgtcagggaactcacgcagcgtcaggaaataaaaccctctcttttcctccgtacccaaatctctaaaaacggggaacaacggagctgatccagatttgcgtccgtgacgtaacatctgaaatgtggacccacgggccaatcagaaacgttgctatcagaaacaatgcccgactgttttagacggaatatggtcggtgtttacattagcatgctaacactcagagctaacctttttacatcaatatgtagCTTATGTGAATATGACAATacaacctttgaatcttgaatgaaGTGAGTCGATATGTGACACAGTGTAAGAAAAGGAACACAATGACGTTATTTTACTAATTTATTTCTGAAAAAATATATTTCTTGATTCTGACAGAGACAATAACATAGACATATATACAATTCTCTTTCATAAATACACAATTATTTACAAAAAGGCAAAATTAAATAGGGAAAACTATTTTCTGGAGGatatgtacacattgcattGCTTTCTTAAATTAACAAAGATAATACAAAGACACGACTACACAGAAACGACACGTATTTTTGGTATCAAATATTAGGTAATTAAAAAAAGGAATAGAAAACTCTCTCCGTGGTCCTTCAAGGTCTTTCTCTTTCTCCAAGGATAACCACTTAACACGCAGAGCTGTGCCTGTGATGCAGAACAGCAGCTGGTGTATTCAAATGACTTGCAGTGGTTGATAAAGGCAGCAAGTTTTAGCTTTttcattcataaaaaaataaACTTGGTATAAAAATAAACGTGGTAGAATCACAGGAAGACAAACGGAAAAACGATGATCTGATTTGCAAGATGAATCCAGCTTGGCTAGACCTTCATCCAGCCCACTTTTCTTTTCATATATATTGGATAAATTGTCAAAAGGTAGATTATCTGTTCATGAGGTGAACGTGTGGGAAACAGCTGGTGCTTGATAGAGTTTCGAACTCCCCCTGATTCGCCTGAAACATCACAGTTTAAAATAAACGTCTCCAGCGATACAAGTGTCCTTGGTAAAATACAGGATTCGTGGATTGGAGTCCTGTTGCAGAAGAGGCACTTCAGAGTCTGCAGGATGTGATGCTTCACTTTCAAAGAAGGCAAAACAGAGAAGGAAATGGGCGGAGTCACAGAGCTTTCAGACGGGAAAACTTCAGGTGGTTTAACTTCAGATACAAAGTTTCCGTCTCCATCTCTTGTAGAAAAATGTCCTCTGATGATTAGGAGATTGTACAGGACACACGACGATAAGGAAGCTAAGGCACCGGTCTTTCCGATTGGTTGTAAAGTATTTTTCTTGTTCACGTTTCATCCAAAGGAAATACAGATACACAGATATTATATTACGATTTAAGAgtataaaaaaagataaatagtgCAAATGACGCCGGACATTcactccctcctctctcttcttctttctttcttttcatttcagAATCATTGTCAACCGATCATTTTCAATATCGAAGCAGAAAACCAgtcctttttctttttgtttcttTCCATTGAGCAGCAgtaataaatattaaataacatTATGTGTAGAATAGATCCTCTGGATGTCGAAGTTGGAGGTCTTCAGCGTGAAAGTTGGTGTGGAGGTTAAAcctgagaagagagagagaggaacagCGGTCAGTCATCGGCGTACAGGGCGATTTCTTATGGCTCAAAGTGAACAAacacagctttatttatatgaATTGTTTGGTGTCTCACCTCAGTAGCAAACACACACTGCTCCATCTTCTCCGGGATGATGTAAACCGGCTGATAAAGACTGTCCTTTCCGAACCCAAGAGGAGCAACGACGATGCTCGAGTCACGCTTTGTACTGCAGGAGAAACAGAGACGGGGTTATTACTCTGCGAACATTTCACAAGAAGTCATTTGTCTACAGATGAGATTTCAGAGAAGGAAGCAAAGAAAGGATGAAACCATCATTAGGTTCTTACAGGTCAAACTTGGCCAGGCGTTGCTCGTCTTTAGCCAGGTTACAGTCTGCCATCTTGTTTCTGAAAATACCCATGCTGTCTCCGCCGTTCTCCACCAGCGCTGCGTTCTTATTGGACACTTTAAGTTGCCCCCCAGGTATGAGGAAGGCCTCCTTTTCCCTCAGTGGTGACCCTGGTAGTCCACCAATCATTGCGTTGCGGTTGTTCACCGCCTCCAGGTCGTTCTTCACCAACCGGGTGATAGCCGTTAGCTTCCTGCCGCGGTGCAGCTGCCTCAGAATGTGAacgccaacaacaacaagcagAATTAACGTCACGATACCAAGAGCGACGGCGGCGATCAACGCTGGAGACGAATCCTTATCTGGAGGAGCTGCAGTTGGTTGGTTGTATTCACATCTAGCACCCATGAAACCCATTGGACATTGGCACACTGGGCCAGTGTAATGTGTGAAACATTTCCCGCCGTTTTCACACGGGTACTGGTCGCAGGGACTGGTTCGCACGGAGCAATCTTTCCCGGTGAATCCGAGCGTGCACGTGCAGCTGAAATCGCTGAAGCCGTCCACGCAGGTGCCGGCGTTTCGGCAAGGGTTGCTGGAGCAATCGTCGATGTTTGTTTCGCAGCGAAGGCCCGAGAAACCGGGGCGACATCGGCACATGACTCGATTACCGTGGTCCAGACACTGAGCACCTTtagagagaaagacagaggaGAGTTTAGTTAACAATGCAAACTTAAAAAGATAAGATATTGCACTTTTCACTTTCATTCATTTCACACAGGgtaaaaatagaaaacaaattaaaatacagCAAAAATAAAGTGATAAAGTGAAAAAGTAACTATTAAAACAAGATATCAAAGTAAAAAGTTGTGCATttgtatgaacatgttaaatatatttacataaagaatagatagatggatagagagagagagagagtgagagaaagagagagagatagagagagagacagacagacagacagacagacagacatagattgatagatagatggataggagttaaaggtagggtaggtaagaatagagaaaccagcttgagtgcgtaAAGtaaacaaccggaaaaaatctgccccttcctcacagagcccctcctccaacacacacgaacgcgcacatgaccaatgagggcacgagataagtgtgtgcacagatggaaggctgacaggcaggtaggccatccagttactttagcccggccggctcagatgattggtcgtgctttttacagtattacggcttctacagatgacatttttttatgtatttattgtcaaagcacttcagatattcattgctatcgggatgttaagagcattccatggaatataacaacaagtgtttctgaaataaattaaccCACATTTAAGTATGTAAGCTAAATAAAATGGGCAGATCTAAACATATTAGATATTTTTAACAGCATATGAATTTAAAAAACAGAGGAACAAGGATGGAGCCTTGTGGGACGCCAGAGTCGAGACTTaatgttagcattagcactaaAAAAGAGAGTGGTGAAGAGGGAGGAACAGATGTTTTTTACATTTCCTCTCAACAGCTGACACTCATCAGGAgtgacatgtgtgtgtgattagAAACATCCTGAGGGAATGTTTTCCAGTATAAGTGGAGTTTACTATAAAACATTGAAGAGCTTTTGTGAATTAGGAACAGACCAGCTGTAATCCACAGAATTATCTAATTTCCCACCATTATTTTCATGGAGATCATTAACGACCGCTTGGTGTGGCAGGGATTTAAAGCTTGCAAACCCATTTCTGTTCAACATTTAACTGGGAAAGGAAGGAGGCGAGAGGATTTAAGGATACTAGTTTTGCAACGACTGTGGAGTCGACACACTCCGGATCAAACTGCGGAATAATGCTGTAAAAACAAACTCCTGAATCAGCTCCATATGTGGTTGTCCTGTGCAGCTGATGTGTTGCAACACTGCAGAGCAAAGCTACCAGCAACCACTCCGCAGTTATGAGAGGCTTCCCTGTCAAGCTCGCTGAGAGGCAGGAATGATTACAGATTGAAGATAAACAGGCGGCGGGTTTCTGCAGACTAATGAGGACCTATGGGACGACTGCAAACGGAGCTGGGACCCTCAGAGACAACTCAAAACGATAACTGTGTAACATTCAGGTGATAAAGTTGTTGTTGCAAGGAGCCGTCTGATCCTGATTATGTGTCCGCTTCACCAGCGAATACACGAGAACAGGTGGAGGAGGTTGTAAAAACATCCCGACTCTTTTAATACCTGATTTGTAACAACCCTTAATAGTTGGAAGAATTCCAAATGAAGCTTGCAGAAACTTGTTCCACCACATGACACCCAATGAAAACTAATGGTATGCTTTGTAAAAGAGCAATTTACCGGCAGTAAACGTGCATCCGAACACGGGGCACAAACAGTTTGCGTGCCAAAGCGAGGTGCGACGGACCGAGTTCTCTTGTTAAACTTTTTTTTGGCACGCACGACCAAGCGTTTCCACTGAGAATGAGCCGTGATTAACTGAGATCGGTTGCAGTGCTGGATTTCTGCCCAGAAACAGTGCAACCAGGTGAAAGACACATGAAGTCCTGCTAAAAACAGACGTGTTTGTGGCTGCAACAAGGAGGTAAGACGTGCTGGTGCTGACAGACTGGAGATAAGACGAGCTCAGCGGCTCCTACGGGACGATCGAGGAGTCTGACATGCATTCAGATATCTGATGAGAAGCTTGAAACCCACACATCATGTCTGCCTTCTGGAAGACATGTGAGTGTCTTTCACAAACGCTAACTTATTAGTCCTTACTTTCAAGCAGTGGCCTTTGAACTGTCCTATTATGTTATAAAACAGATCAGTACTGTTATTAAATGGCTTACTGTTCCAACGTAATGCACGATATGGGATAAGCCTTCAACACCGTTCATGATGAACAGCGTTCAACCGGTTGGTATGTGTCACGAACTGCGAGAAACGTTTCTAAATATAACAGCCGGCAGTGAATCAAGTAAAGATCTATGAGCAGATGACCAGATAGGAAAACTATGCACCTGGACCACTTTTGCAGCTCAGTCTTTGCTTTGTATCCATGGTTACATAATCTTTGTTTAACCTGCATAACAGTTTCGAGTTCTCCAGTAGTAGCAGGACGCTTTGGCTGCTTGGCGAACCTCCAACGATTAAACCAACAACACAGGTACGATTTCAAGTCACTCGCCGCTTcgaaaaacaaacacaattcaATCCTCTAATTCTCACAAAGCGAAAAAGGCACAAAGCCAAGACTCTCGACATGCTTCAATATCTGCTTCACAGGGAAATGGAGGAGAAACTGATTACGGGAAGCGGATGAATGTCGGCCGCCTACATGTCTGAACTTCGAGATTATCACAGTTGTATCGGACGCAAACTAAAAAGGCTGTTGTTTTGTGGATTCTGTACAAATGTAACCGAGCCAACAAGTGCCGACAGGAGTGAAGCAAAACAAAGATCCGGGTGTTTTTGAATTCTCTTCCTTCTCGTTGATATTGAGGTGTTTCGTACCGTTAGCGCAGGGGTTGCTGCTGCATCTGTCGATCCTCTTCTCGCAGTTTGATCCCATGAACCCGGTCGGGCATCGGCAGCTGTATCCATCGGAGACGTTTTCCACGCATGTTCCTCCATTGAAACACGGTCCATCTGCACAGGTCATGGCGATAATCTCACAGTTCTTCTCGTAGAAACCCTGAGGGCAGGCGCAGGAATAATCATCTTCCAAATCCTGGAGGAAAGAAGAGGGAAAGCAAACGTGGTGAGTACGGGTTGACGAGAGAACTCTCTTCTGATTGGTGGGTTTCAACCTGTtaggccccgagcctgttttccaggtctcaggctagaaaatgacattcccagaacaaatgaccatatcttcccttctcaAAGGGGGAAGTgaataatctttgttctcaaagtaatgatacacctgtgagttggatgtagaaaagtcagagtcaatatagaatttttttattttaacgtaaattcagattgaacatagtaaaaaactgtaaattatggTGTCCGCCCAAAAACAAACCATTacctatagtgaaaaccaccgtTGAAAGGTAggttggtagactaaaagctttaggaatccaaactataacatataataagtaccttgtatcgagattgatgcaaaacaagtgaaatttgacctttttagaaagGTTTAGAAAAAAATCCACTTCTGGTAATTTGGGTACATTttccatatatgtatatatatatatataatcgtTTATtaggcagggacaatgcacagtaatgaacacttaaaacattcaaCCGTGTCAAGCgttgagctcatttccatccgcagtccctcacataaaacatttaagaaaattacattttacaaacattggaaaatacatgatatgcaaaaagtgcaaaagagcaagagcagcatacacaagtatttaccacctggtaatacaatatagcagcaacGACATGTAAAGTGCACGAGGAGATACCagagctacataaagtgcaCGAGGAGacacccctgtgttaaagtgcatgtAGCGGTGAGCGCACGTCTGGTTGTTTCTCATCCATTCTCTGAGTTGACCTTTGAACCCATTGCGAGAGGGACGATCCCGTGTCTCAGCTGGGAGGCTGTTCCGCAACGAGCTGTCTTTAACGGAGAGGACATTgtgtccaaaagtggtccgtctgcggtggacctcacagtctTCTGACCGAGTGCAGCGTCCAGGGTGTTTCTGTGGCTGAACtcccctaagggggggaggggcagtccatgtaaacatttatacaAAAACACATTCTTTTAAAATACTTTAAATCGTCAAAGCTCAAGACATGGTGTTTCTCCAGGACGGTGCAGAGGTGGTGTGAATGtggctgtctgtcaaacacCTGGACGGCTCTCTTGTACAGCTGCTCTCTGGGTTTCAGGTTTGAGGCTCAAGCGAACGACCAGTTTGGATACTTTCTTgatatgtttcttaaaagtaagtcaagttcgagtccagtgtaaggcagccagaacaggagtcatgtggtcccttttcctaactctggctaggacacgagccgcagcattttgaatcagctgaagcgacttgactgacttcttggtactccctgataataaagagttacaataatccagcctggaagtaacaaatgcatggactagtttctctgcatcgctttgaggcaagatatgcctgatttttgcaatgttacgtagatggaagtaggcggtccttgcaattgattttatgtgggcgttaaaggataaatcctgttagtatatctttagatgatTTGTttcgagtacaataacttcagttttggccgtgtcatgcttttccggttctcacccgtccccttgttgttatgaaggtttttctgcatgtaaacggtctgcagagtcaaaaccctcaaagtacaccctagcgaaaagacctccccaaaacgcctcgttggagatacgtcactgtccatttgattcttccgggtacggcATGATGTCAACCCGTACCCGGAactaaatggaccaatccgtggagccgttacgttacgtccgcggagccgttacgttaagcccccgctgattggtccgaattgaccaatccacggacttcctcacacactcagtgcaggcagctctgctgatctctcctccctggctgcaggctgataacagacagttgggatcctctctgcagacccatcctcacagcgttcatcaacctttttcttactcgatatcaagccacacttattgtttttacttcggctgtgactttgtgtgtgctcagggtgagtttcgctgtgtatcgctaaacaaggaaacaacacctccacggagctcagcgcgattcacaacgtcccgaccaatcagagcacactgggctcacagggagggggggagggggggggctggagctattggagctacaacgagccgttaaaggcagagagtggaattcagtgaatacgtagtttacagagatgctgagaaaccaatgtgagtttggaacattgaacaatataaatctattctagtcgacctcaacaatggaattatgatcagtggaaatggccatgacatgggacctttaacatcaaaaagtttaaagtcatccacgtttttaagtccttgaggtagtcttgaattttatttagatgattaatttcatcaggatTGTGAGTATTTCAGTATTTTCCCCATGTACAAAGATGACCGCATCATCGGCATACATTCGTACATTCAAATCAGGACACACATTAGGCAAGCCATTAATGTACAGAGAAAACAGTAATGGTCCAAGAATGGAGCCTTGTGGAACCCCAACAGGGTTGACAAGGTAGGGGGATTTGGTACCGTTGA is part of the Pseudochaenichthys georgianus unplaced genomic scaffold, fPseGeo1.2 scaffold_2127_arrow_ctg1, whole genome shotgun sequence genome and encodes:
- the LOC117441901 gene encoding delta-like protein C translates to MKCEGNIAALQLNRLLLGVLAYLNYCTNHKPCQNEASCTNTGQGSYTCTCRPGFTGKNCEIETNECDSNPCKNGGSCTDLEDDYSCACPQGFYEKNCEIIAMTCADGPCFNGGTCVENVSDGYSCRCPTGFMGSNCEKRIDRCSSNPCANGAQCLDHGNRVMCRCRPGFSGLRCETNIDDCSSNPCRNAGTCVDGFSDFSCTCTLGFTGKDCSVRTSPCDQYPCENGGKCFTHYTGPVCQCPMGFMGARCEYNQPTAAPPDKDSSPALIAAVALGIVTLILLVVVGVHILRQLHRGRKLTAITRLVKNDLEAVNNRNAMIGGLPGSPLREKEAFLIPGGQLKVSNKNAALVENGGDSMGIFRNKMADCNLAKDEQRLAKFDLTKRDSSIVVAPLGFGKDSLYQPVYIIPEKMEQCVFATEV